In Choloepus didactylus isolate mChoDid1 chromosome X, mChoDid1.pri, whole genome shotgun sequence, a genomic segment contains:
- the EOLA1 gene encoding protein EOLA1, protein MKFSCLSFRQPYAGFVLNRVKTMETRWRPLLSSHQNCTIAIHIAQRDWEDDAWWELLVERLRMTPAQIQTLLQEGERFGRGVIAGLIDIGETSQCPEDLTSEEVVELENQAILTNLKQKYLTVISNPRWLLEPIPRKGGKDIFQVDIPECLIPSR, encoded by the exons ATGAAGTTCAGCTGCCTCTCTTTCCGGCAGCCTTACGCTGGCTTTGTCTTGAACCGAGTCAAGACCATGGAGACACGTTGGCGCCCCCTGCTAAGCAGCCACCAGAACTGTACCATCGCCATCCACATTGCTCAAAGGGACTGGGAAGATGATGCCTGGTGGGAGCTGCTGGTGGAGAGGCTCAGGATGACTCCTGCTCAGATTCAGACATTGCTTCAGGAAGGGGAAAGATTTGGCCGAGGCGTGATTGCTG GGCTCATTGACATTGGGGAAACTTCACAATGCCCTGAAGACTTAACGTCTGAGGAGGTTGTGGAACTAGAAAATCAAGCCATACTGACCAACCTGAAACAGAAGTACCTGACTGTGATTTCAAACCCCAGGTGGTTACTGGAGCCCATACCTAGGAAAGGGGGAAAGGATATATTCCAGGTGGACATCCCCGAGTGCCTAATCCCCTCCAGGTAG
- the HSFX3 gene encoding heat shock transcription factor, X-linked member 3, which produces MDSREFLNQHSDQAVSPGPGPPDNLQPQDQNQSTENEEEGNDVLGLAFPRKLWMLVENDTFKSVYWNNSGDTVIIEAELSEAEILHRTGTERFFETDSLKSFFRQLNLYGFSKIRQTDFPDHFPGNKRMMIYRNSNFKRDNPLLLQNIQRKGAGAPPMGLPVYPDGATIMFLYNTCYSILLAAISVMSPNEPFDGQQEGPSDYHCALCEQFKDNPAP; this is translated from the exons ATGGATTCCAGAGAGTTCCTGAACCAGCACAGTGACCAAGCTGTGAGCCCAGGTCCAGGCCCCCCAGACAACTTGCAACCACAGGATCAAAACCAAAGCACAGAAAATGAGGAAGAAGGCAACGATGTTCTTGGGCTTGCCTTCCCAAGAAAGCTTTGGATGCTAGTAGAGAACGACACGTTCAAGTCTGTATACTGGAACAACAGCGGCGACACTGTGATCATCGAGGCAGAGCTTTCTGAGGCGGAAATTCTTCACCGGACAGGCACAGAGAGATTTTTTGAAACGGACAGCTTGAAGAGTTTTTTTCGACAACTTAACCTCTACGGATTCAGCAAAATACGCCAAACCGACTTTCCAGATCACTTTCCAGGCAACAAGAGAATGATG ATCTACCGCAACTCCAATTTTAAGAGAGACAACCCTCTGCTCCTCcaaaatattcagagaaaag GTGCAGGGGCACCGCCCATGGGCCTCCCAGTTTACCCAGATGGTGCTACCATAATGTTTTTGTACAACACCTGTTACTCGATCCTGCTGGCTGCCATTTCAGTCATGTCTCCAAATGAGCCCTTTGACGGGCAGCAGGAGGGTCCCTCTGATTACCACTGTGCGCTCTGTGAACAGTTCAAGGACAATCCAGCTCCATGA